From a region of the Panicum virgatum strain AP13 chromosome 2K, P.virgatum_v5, whole genome shotgun sequence genome:
- the LOC120692235 gene encoding protein TIME FOR COFFEE-like: protein MDRIRDSRRGGGSVAGGPPPRRRLRSNGGGGGGPRDSPRSERRRGERLMLNGGGGGGGRDDADDTSDDSLGDDDDDAEEELATRYQPSARRSPSIAPPPPSPPQPAGAHHHSSSSSGGGGGYPNNHHHHHHHGQQQQMHRKGGGSNPKSPIVGKAVDEMIGVPVPRKARSASTKRSSHEWPVPGGGTSGGSAGAGDGSQIQRPSSRPISPASASTTAPARKKLKPLGGGGSSGGSGPAPKQRPSPSPAPSTTPPQPPPPKISKSPSFIQEEIEVAEVLFGLTRQFPCPPKQESNHKLELRDAPEAKSGNSSPAPSSSGVRPSDSTSLSTIAPKRKRPRLVKYDEDSRPASPAKPELAESSSRPEAASAARSEGKTSTSAPAERGTSAAPAATQLETSRELEKIEDRGRSRDPELRPSESDRRDHRPESRTEPPAAPSGKPDGEATPVGSEARNGEATATTKIELAADGARQEKFCIDLMAPPPGKLSPDRDGSSDPDADKKRLDSEMDMLGRGNSERKDGERTRRGLDIDLEDHKVQRIPADEFAPKKLTLQLDLEKPSLGDEKSPSERRQPQAPQLQQQKPSKSEVKHEKSAMPAVTPPMPIPVGGWLGSFPPFGYIGPVPGLSAAGLHPMDVKPGSSSGLQHAALLPPPTRSKRCATHCYIAQFIQHQQRVAKMNSFWPPAAAAAAAAANRSGPFFGARPFNMGVVPPTDATSLLVNPMQGSYPVRTHAPMQEAKAPSMATSPFQGSLSKDKALGNAAAAAESSQRKQPPAHETQQSTPMPNMLQGPAFIFPFNQQHAAAVAAANAANRAGDGKSSGASNTMPPSASAHASAANPGAAAMNLSFANLQPDAQFLAILQNGAYPFQVAAHAGGPPPYRGMAPPGPAVPFFNGHVYSSHMLHPSQQQGAQPQSHQKNPMPSLSSSSQKHQPQQSQGLLGYAPNANAAAAASNSQNYSGGSQRPVLLSGLTHRQEGDKTGQDGPSSDDKSHPQKGGYEHNFAVPVHLPNFAMMPTAQTAGSQNEKKLSEHHHQQQQQPQVSRGHGVRIDLASSQPFVMPFGSIGPPGSAPTGLDFSALAQNHAVFQSHQEAARHGYPQLNFTAAQSVQATQNKPQQHQITGETKSVAGDSSSTPSAGDSERKKASSTKYPGESQQHSLSFTRTESKSYVPPFLSGSTNESSSRTLSLIGAESPNAFGMGSKSSSSSTPATTPAAASSTISQQQQQQQHQHFLQMHQKHQQLIQQQHHLNRPRSAAPSTNNAGGYPDRLNMASFQNMMYPASATQGGVQSPHLKASSGRGTPSSAATTPPAAPPSNLIVMKNSGLHQQQSKVPMQALSTPGHQSQSSLSMSSSKMGPSLTNLSTGGGDLSRSSNAPVASGSPSNSVSKSTGGSPPATGSAKGVQQPVQLPSPQQSAKNPASSSSSKSTPTNHFSMAMPSILGQQPNVSPGSNAGSKQQSHMPPSSMKQQPFPQGHFFISNAYTPQAPGAGGPATLGHYQKRPGDKAQQQAPHQQNAMSAAAGNNMKALHPPGGFMHLTSAAQSAGGVPHSHMSAQLTFGVPIPVKPSSDQKPAAGK, encoded by the exons ATGGACAGGATCCGGGACAGCAGGAGAGGCGGCGGGTCAGTCGcgggcgggccgccgccgcggaggcgccTCAGGagcaacggcggcggtggcggggggcCCAGGGACTCGCCGCGCTCCGAGCGCCGCCGGGGCGAGCGCCTCATgctcaacggcggcggcggcggcggaggccgggacgacgccgacgacaccTCCGACGACAGcctcggcgacgacgatgacgacgccgaggaggagCTCGCCACGCGCTACCAGCCCTCGGCGCGGCGCTCGCCGAGCATcgcacctccgccgccctcgccgccgcagcccgccgGCGCGCACCAccacagcagtagcagcagcggcggcggtgggggttaCCCcaacaaccaccaccaccaccaccaccacggccaACAGCAGCAGATGCACAGGAAGGGCGGTGGCTCCAATCCGAAGAGCCCCATCGTCGGCAAGGCCGTCGATGAAATGATCGGCGTGCCTGTCCCAAGGAAGGCTCGCTCTG CTTCTACGAAACGCTCTTCACACGAGTGGCCTGTCCCCGGCGGTGGAACCAGCGgaggcagcgccggcgccggagacggCTCGCAGATCCAACGGCCGTCGTCACGGCCGATCTCCCCGGCGTCGGCCTCAACCACCGCCCCTGCTCGGAAGAAGCTG AAACCACTTGGTGGCGGAGGGAGCAGCGGTGGGTCAGGGCCTGCGCCGAAGCAGCGGCCATCGCCGTCCCCAGCGCCTTCAACAACTCCaccacagccgccgccaccgaagaTTTCGAAGTCTCCATCTTTCATCCAGGAGGAGATCGAGGTCGCCGAGGTGCTGTTCGGGCTCACCAGGCAGTTCCCGTGCCCTCCCAAGCAGGAGAGCAACCACAAGCTGGAGCTCAGAGATGCGCCGGAGGCCAAATCCGGGAACTCCTCGCCGGCTCCCTCGTCTTCTGGCGTCCGACCGTCAGATTCCACCTCCCTTTCCACTATAG CACCAAAGAGGAAGAGACCACGGCTGGTGAAGTACGACGAAGACAGCCGCCCGGCGAGCCCAGCaaagccggagttggcagagtCGTCCTCAAGGCCGGAAGCAGCTTCTGCGGCAAGATCAGAAGGAAAGACATCTACGTCCGCGCCGGCGGAAAGGGGCACCagtgctgctcctgctgctaccCAACTCGAGACTTCACGAGAGCTAGAGAAGATAGAAGACCGTGGTAGAAGCAGAGATCCGGAGCTCCGGCCCAGCGAATCAGATCGGCGGGATCACAGGCCAGAGAGCCGGACAGAACCGCCGGCAGCACCTTCAGGCAAGCCGGACGGTGAAGCAACGCCGGTGGGCTCCGAGGCCAGGAACGGCGAAGCTACAGCCACGACAAAGAT TGAGCTGGCAGCGGATGGCGCTCGGCAAGAAAAGTTTTGCATTGATCTCATG GCTCCCCCTCCTGGGAAGCTATCTCCTGATAGAGATGGCTCCTCCGACCCTGATGCAGATAAGAAGAGACTGGATTCTGAGATGGACATG TTGGGGAGGGGAAATTCTGAAAGGAAAGATGGCGAAAGGACTCGAAGGGGGCTGGATATTGATTTGGAGGACCATAAGGTGCAGAGAATTCCAGCTGATGAGTTCGCACCTAAGAAACTCACGCTACAGTTGGATTTGGAGAAGCCCAGCCTTGGTGATGAAAAATCACCATCGGAGCGACGGCAGCCGCAGGCACCACAGTTGCAGCAACAGAAGCCCTCAAAGTCTGAAGTAAAGCACGAGAAATCTG CTATGCCTGCTGTTACACCACCTATGCCAATACCTGTTGGAGGCTGGCTGGGGAGTTTCCCACCGTTCGG TTACATTGGTCCAGTCCCAGGACTATCAGCAGCTGGTCTTCATCCCATGGACGTCAAGCCAGGGTCTTCTAGTGGGTTACAG CATGCTGCGTTGCTTCCACCGCCAACACGCTCAAAGCGATGTGCTACGCATTGCTACATTGCACAATTTATCCAGCACCAGCAGCGAGTTGCAAAGATGAACTCTTTCTGGCCaccggctgctgcggctgctgctgctgccgccaatAGATCAGGGCCATTCTTTGGTGCAAGACCATTCAACATGGGTGTTGTGCCACCTACAGATGCAACCTCCCTGCTTGTGAACCCAATGCAGGGGAGCTACCCTGTTAGGACCCACGCTCCAATGCAAGAAGCAAAGGCACCTTCAATGGCTACCTCACCATTCCAGGGGAGTCTCTCAAAGGATAAAGCGCTGGgcaatgctgctgctgctgccgaatcAAGTCAAAGGAAACAACCCCCTGCCCACGAAACACAGCAGTCCACCCCCATGCCAAACATGCTG CAAGGCCCGGCATTCATCTTTCCCTTCAATCAGCAACATGCTGCAGCGGTGGCAGCTGCAAATGCTGCCAATCGTGCTGGGGATGGAAAATCTTCTGGAGCCAGCAATACGATGCCACCATCTGCCAGTGCCCATGCTTCGGCAGCAAACCCTGGTGCTGCGGCCATGAACTTGAGCTTTGCCAACTTGCAACCGGATGCCCAGTTCTTGGCGATCTTACAGAATGGTGCCTACCCGTTCCAGGTTGCTGCCCATGCTGGAGGGCCTCCACCATATCGAGGCATGGCACCGCCAGGCCCAGCTGTTCCATTCTTCAACGGGCATGTGTACTCTTCTCACATGCTGCACCCATCACAGCAGCAAGGTGCACAGCCACAAAGTCATCAAAAGAACCCAATGCCAAGCTTGTCCAGTTCATCACAGAAGCATCAGCCACAACAATCCCAAGGGCTATTGGGATATGCGCCAAATGCTAATGCAGCTGCGGCAGCCAGTAATTCCCAGAATTATTCTGGTGGCAGCCAGCGCCCTGTCCTACTGTCTGGCCTCACACACCGACAGGAGGGCGACAAGACTGGGCAAGATGGGCCATCGAGTGATGACAAGTCTCACCCTCAGAAGGGTGGGTATGAACACAATTTTGCTGTTCCAGTTCATCTTCCAAATTTTGCAATGATGccaactgctcaaactgctgGCAGTCAGAATGAGAAGAAGTTAAGTGAACACcatcaccagcagcagcagcagccacaagtCAGCCGTGGCCATGGTGTGAGGATCGATCTTGCCTCATCTCAGCCTTTCGTGATGCCCTTCGGCTCCATTGGTCCTCCTGGATCTGCCCCAACTGGTCTCGACTTCTCTGCATTGGCGCAGAACCATGCTGTTTTCCAAAGCCATCAAGAAGCAGCACGGCATGGTTATCCTCAGCTAAATTTCACTGCAGCTCAATCTGTccaagctacacagaacaagcCCCAACAACATCAGATCACTGGAGAAACGAAATCCGTTGCTGGGGATTCATCCTCCACACCGAGCGCTGGAGACAGCGAAAGAAAGAAAGCATCATCCACCAAGTACCCGGGTGAATCACAGCAGCATTCTCTGTCCTTCACCAGGACAGAAAGCAAGTCTTACGTGCCTCCTTTCCTTAGTGGCAGCACAAATGAGAGCTCGTCCCGCACCTTGAGTCTTATTGGAGCAGAATCTCCAAATGCTTTTGGTATGGGAAGTAAATCCTCAAGTTCTTCCACCCCTGCAACTACACCAGCTGCAGCTTCGTCCACTAtttctcagcagcagcagcagcaacagcaccaGCATTTCCTTCAAATGCACCAGAAGCATCAGCAGCTGATTCAACAGCAACACCATCTCAATCGGCCCAGGTCTGCTGCACCAAGTACAAATAATGCAGGTGGGTACCCAGACCGTCTGAACATGGCAAGCTTTCAGAATATGATGTACCCAGCAAGTGCTACCCAAGGTGGAGTTCAGTCTCCCCATTTGAAGGCGTCATCAGGGAGAGGGACACCTTCATCTGCTGCGACGACTCCCCCTGCTGCTCCACCCTCTAATTTGATTGTGATGAAGAACAGTGGTCTACACCAGCAACAATCAAAGGTTCCTATGCAGGCTCTCTCCACGCCTGGTCACCAATCCCAGAGTTCTTTAAGCATGAGTTCATCAAAGATGGGGCCTTCTTTAACTAACCTTTCTACCGGAGGAGGGGATCTATCTCGATCTTCAAATGCTCCTGTGGCTTCAGGTTCACCGTCCAATTCGGTGTCCAAAAGTACTGGTGGCAGCCCACCTGCCACTGGAAGTGCAAAGGGTGTTCAGCAGCCTGTACAATTGCCATCACCACAACAGTCAGCCAAGAACCCTGCATCGTCGTCCAGCTCCAAGTCAACTCCAACAAATCACTTCAGTATGGCAATGCCATCAATCCTTGGCCAGCAGCCCAATGTGTCACCCGGTTCCAATGCGGGGAGCAAACAGCAGTCGCACATGCCCCCCTCGTCAATGAAACAACAGCCATTCCCACAAGGGCATTTCTTCATATCCAACGCGTACACACCACAAGCTCCAGGAGCAGGTGGCCCTGCCACCCTTGGCCACTACCAGAAGCGCCCGGGTGACAAGGCGCAGCAGCAGGCGCCCCATCAACAGAATGCCATGTCAG CTGCCGCTGGCAATAACATGAAGGCGCTTCATCCTCCTGGAGGCTTTATGCATCTTACGTCGGCTGCCCAGTCTGCTGGCGGTGTACCGCACTCCCACATGTCGGCACAGTTGACTTTTGGAGTGCCGATCCCTGTAAAACCCTCAAGCGATCAGAAGCCTGCTGCTG GAAAGTAG
- the LOC120696202 gene encoding uncharacterized protein LOC120696202, whose product MCALNSKLKPMDLDLKEEFMVHLVFASLPKEFATFVVNYNSQPEKWNMEKAIAMCAQEEDRLKKQNGGSVNFVHNNKKRPFQAASSSKAKDKAPMPQKYQQQRQQQRTPAPDECFHCFDKGHRKADCPAYLKMIMAKNGIPFDKDYAKKRKTN is encoded by the exons atgtgtgctttgaactccaagctcaaaccaatggacttggatctcaaagaagagtttatggtgcacctggtgttcgcctctctgccaaaagagtttgcaacgttcgttgtaaactataactcacagccagagaagtggaacatggaaaaggcaattgcaatgtgtgcacaagaggaagatagactcaagaaacagaatggtgggtctgtcaattttgtgcataataacaagaaaaggcctttccaagctgcttcttcatctaaagctaaagacaaagcccctatgccacagaagtatcagcaacagcgtcagcaacagcgcactccagctccagatgagtgcttccactgTTTTGACAAGGGACATCGCAAAGCAGATTGTCCCgcttatttaaagatgataatggcaaagaatg ggattccgttcgacaaggactacgctaagaagcgaaagacaaattaa
- the LOC120692249 gene encoding vacuole membrane protein KMS1-like isoform X1 — translation MRAREIEEEAGAARRGMGPAIEAGEDWLSELRGKHRADLKRLTMTSQPIKTSAFFVLAIAQSSGRTCSSVLKKGSWLKIVVLSIVATWGLLLFTDGPHEKHVQELLWYVKFGLWWIILGVASSIGFGSGLHTFVLYLAPHVALFTIKAVQCGRVDLKSAPYDTIVLKRMPSWLDKDCLEFGPPIYEETIPFSKILQKVYLEAVLWGVGTALGELPPYFLSRAATMSGRTKDELQDFNAPVTEGFLSLTLHRAKGWILSHFSFSIILLLASVPNPLFDFAGMLCGQFGVPFWKFFLATLIGKAIIKVSIQITSVITLCNNQLLDLVEKWVIWVLGNVPGVASVLPSLVAKLKTAKDKFLSAHVAASASIAVKGTWNMSFALIWNTIAWLMALNFFIQIVTSIAQGYLRTQQELEISKKLSEIKLSASEPYSG, via the exons ATGCGGGCGAGGGAGATAGAGGAGGAAGCCGGAGCCGCGCGCCGCGGGATGGGGCCCGCCATCGAAGCCGGCGAGGACTGGTTGTCCG AGCTCCGGGGAAAACATCGTGCGGACCTCAAGAGACTAACAATGACGTCGCAACCTATTAAGACATCAGCATTCTTTGTGTTAGCCATTGCTCAGAGTTCGGGAAGAACATGTTCATCTGTTCTGAAGAAGGGTTCTTGGTTGAAAATTGTAGTGCTTTCGATTGTTGCTACCTGGGGTCTGCTATTGTTCACTGATGGCCCACATGAAAAG CATGTACAGGAGCTACTTTGGTATGTCAAATTTGGACTGTGGTGGATCATACTAGGTGTCGCTTCATCCATTGGATTCG GGTCTGGTTTGCATACTTTTGTATTGTATTTAGCTCCCCACGTTGCCCTATTTACTATCAAAGCAGTTCAGTGTGGCAGGGTTGATTTAAAAAGTGCTCCTTATGACACCATTGTCCTTAAAAGGATGCCGTCATGGTTGGACAAAGACTGTCTCGAGTTTGGACCCCCTATTTATGAGGAAACAATTCCATTCAGCAAAATACTGCAGAAAGTTTATCTCGAAGCTGTTCTTTGGGGTGTTGGAACTGCACTGGGAGAGCTTCCTCCATATTTTCTCTCAAGAGCAG CTACTATGTCAGGCCGCACAAAAGATGAGTTACAAGATTTCAATGCTCCCGTTACAGAAGGTTTCCTATCCTTGACTTTGCATCGGGCCAAGGGATGGATCTTGTCTCATTTTAGCTTCAGTATAATCTTGCTACTTGCTTCG GTGCCAAACCCTCTATTTGATTTTGCTGGTATGCTGTGTGGACAATTTGGCGTACCATTCTGGAAGTTTTTTTTAGCAACTTTGATTGGAAAGGCTATTATTAAAGTTTCTATCCAG ATTACATCAGTGATTACTCTCTGCAACAACCAACTTCTTGATTTGGTGGAGAAATGGGTTATATGGGTATTGGGCAATGTCCCTGGAGTGGCATCCGTCCTTCCCTCTTTAGTTGCCAAGCTGAAGACAGCAAAGGATAAGTTCTTATCAGCTCATGTTGCTGCATCAGCTTCTATTGCTGTGAAG GGAACGTGGAATATGTCATTCGCATTGATCTGGAACACTATTGCGTGGCTCATGGCCCTGAACTTCTTTATCCAGATAGTTACTTCTATAGCACAGGGTTATCTCAGAACACAACAGGAGCTGGAGATCAGTAAAAAGTTGTCAGAGATCAAACTTTCTGCCTCTGAACCTTATTCTGGCTAA
- the LOC120692249 gene encoding vacuole membrane protein KMS1-like isoform X2: MRAREIEEEAGAARRGMGPAIEAGEDWLSELRGKHRADLKRLTMTSQPIKTSAFFVLAIAQSSGRTCSSVLKKGSWLKIVVLSIVATWGLLLFTDGPHEKHVQELLWYVKFGLWWIILGVASSIGFGSGLHTFVLYLAPHVALFTIKAVQCGRVDLKSAPYDTIVLKRMPSWLDKDCLEFGPPIYEETIPFSKILQKVYLEAVLWGVGTALGELPPYFLSRAGRTKDELQDFNAPVTEGFLSLTLHRAKGWILSHFSFSIILLLASVPNPLFDFAGMLCGQFGVPFWKFFLATLIGKAIIKVSIQITSVITLCNNQLLDLVEKWVIWVLGNVPGVASVLPSLVAKLKTAKDKFLSAHVAASASIAVKGTWNMSFALIWNTIAWLMALNFFIQIVTSIAQGYLRTQQELEISKKLSEIKLSASEPYSG; this comes from the exons ATGCGGGCGAGGGAGATAGAGGAGGAAGCCGGAGCCGCGCGCCGCGGGATGGGGCCCGCCATCGAAGCCGGCGAGGACTGGTTGTCCG AGCTCCGGGGAAAACATCGTGCGGACCTCAAGAGACTAACAATGACGTCGCAACCTATTAAGACATCAGCATTCTTTGTGTTAGCCATTGCTCAGAGTTCGGGAAGAACATGTTCATCTGTTCTGAAGAAGGGTTCTTGGTTGAAAATTGTAGTGCTTTCGATTGTTGCTACCTGGGGTCTGCTATTGTTCACTGATGGCCCACATGAAAAG CATGTACAGGAGCTACTTTGGTATGTCAAATTTGGACTGTGGTGGATCATACTAGGTGTCGCTTCATCCATTGGATTCG GGTCTGGTTTGCATACTTTTGTATTGTATTTAGCTCCCCACGTTGCCCTATTTACTATCAAAGCAGTTCAGTGTGGCAGGGTTGATTTAAAAAGTGCTCCTTATGACACCATTGTCCTTAAAAGGATGCCGTCATGGTTGGACAAAGACTGTCTCGAGTTTGGACCCCCTATTTATGAGGAAACAATTCCATTCAGCAAAATACTGCAGAAAGTTTATCTCGAAGCTGTTCTTTGGGGTGTTGGAACTGCACTGGGAGAGCTTCCTCCATATTTTCTCTCAAGAGCAG GCCGCACAAAAGATGAGTTACAAGATTTCAATGCTCCCGTTACAGAAGGTTTCCTATCCTTGACTTTGCATCGGGCCAAGGGATGGATCTTGTCTCATTTTAGCTTCAGTATAATCTTGCTACTTGCTTCG GTGCCAAACCCTCTATTTGATTTTGCTGGTATGCTGTGTGGACAATTTGGCGTACCATTCTGGAAGTTTTTTTTAGCAACTTTGATTGGAAAGGCTATTATTAAAGTTTCTATCCAG ATTACATCAGTGATTACTCTCTGCAACAACCAACTTCTTGATTTGGTGGAGAAATGGGTTATATGGGTATTGGGCAATGTCCCTGGAGTGGCATCCGTCCTTCCCTCTTTAGTTGCCAAGCTGAAGACAGCAAAGGATAAGTTCTTATCAGCTCATGTTGCTGCATCAGCTTCTATTGCTGTGAAG GGAACGTGGAATATGTCATTCGCATTGATCTGGAACACTATTGCGTGGCTCATGGCCCTGAACTTCTTTATCCAGATAGTTACTTCTATAGCACAGGGTTATCTCAGAACACAACAGGAGCTGGAGATCAGTAAAAAGTTGTCAGAGATCAAACTTTCTGCCTCTGAACCTTATTCTGGCTAA
- the LOC120692265 gene encoding fatty-acid-binding protein 1-like — protein sequence MVSLRFPTAAVPRLPPKPGPSGAAIAATLAAAAAAAAASLSLTLTAKSAGRPVPLPSPSAPLWASLSLADGAAPGSVEPRTGAAFPTEAAGRRLLGVGLRRTSVLGLKSIDVYAFGVYADGDDLKQQLEEKYRKFSASELKGSAELINDVLEQDIRMTVKLQIVYGRLSIRSVRSAFEKSVGSRLQKFGGQDTKELLQSFVALFKDEYKLPKGSVIELSRESNHVLKISIEGEEVGSIQSNLLCRSILDLYIGDDPFDKNAKDNVQENIASILKSYKGCMFEVKRSWEFFRELIFLFQQNSFYDHVLNVLFYLLLFRDSSSLHKGARMRYCCTTQIDQRSLGIHAGSNFCCLDYW from the exons ATGGTCTCCCTCCGCTTCCCCACCGCCGCGGTCCCCCGCCTCCCGCCAAAGCCAGGCCCCAgcggcgccgccatcgccgccacgctcgctgccgcggcggcggcggcagccgccaGCCTGAGCCTGACCCTCACGGCCAAATCCGCGGGGCGGCCGGTCCCGCTGCCCTCCCCTTCCGCCCCTCTCTgggcctccctctccctcgccgACGGGGCGGCCCCCGGCTCCGTGGAGCCCCGCACCGGCGCGGCATTCCCCACCGaggccgccgggcgccgcctcctcggcgtcggcctccGGAGGACCAGCGTCCTCGGGCTCAAGTCCATCGACGTCTACGCCTTCG GCGTGTACGCGGATGGCGACGATTTGAAGCAGCAGCTGGAGGAGAAGTACCGGAAATTCTCGGCCTCTGAACTGAAGGGAAGTGCTGAGCTGATCAACGACGTGCTAGAGCAGGACATACGGATGACGGTCAAGCTGCAGATTGTATACGGGAGGTTGAGCATTCGCTCGGTTCGCAGCGCCTTCGAGAAGAGTGTCGGAAGCAGGCTTCAGAAGTTCGGTGGACAGGACACTAAGGAGCTGCTTCAGAG TTTCGTTGCACTTTTCAAGGATGAATACAAACTACCGAAGGGGTCTGTGATTGAACTTTCCAGGGAATCAAACCATGTGCTTAAAATAAGCA TTGAAGGCGAGGAAGTGGGGAGCATCCAGAGCAATCTCTTATGCAGGTCTATCTTAGATCTTTACATTGGAGATGACCCCTTTGACAAAAATGCAAAAGATAACGTCCAAGAAAATATAGCTAGCATTCTTAAAAGTTACAAGGGATGTATGTTTGAGGTTAAACGGTCCTGGGAATTTTTCAGGGAACTCATATTTTTGTTCCAGCAGAACTCATTCTACGACCATGTGCTCAATGTTCTTTTCTATTTGCTTCTATTTCGGGACTCAAGTTCCTTGCACAAAGGAGCCAGAATGAGGTACTGCTGCACGACCCAAATAGATCAGAGAAGTCTGGGCATCCATGCCGGGTCGAATTTCTGTTGTTTAGATTACTGGTAG
- the LOC120695553 gene encoding GDSL esterase/lipase At5g03600-like, with translation MVAAAAAGELRQADAVPRPAGTIRSEKQGNGLAAPIPATPGAESRRCHCDDDGDGGGVDDSSDQSPYKLFVFGDSFADAGNALKGRLGLNTRGWYEPCGVSDARHGGKPTGRCSDGMVQSDFVAKILGHKEAPPAERVRRHDGVDLSPGINFADAGAGVLLGWNLDTQIDVFRRLLRHKIVDDKDLSQSVALVAISAGVDYSDVPSDPADLDQYILNVTDGIVDGVRQLQDLGVNDLLVNLLPPIGCTPWNTRAYNYTECVRDSITGLHNKHLKHKLGDDDSVLLLDLDTVFKGIVTPKTEKLFYHRHTPCCESADEEGFCGQVDGDGNKQYTLCDGPDDYFYWDNTNPTQAGWKAVMEQLEGSIKDFLGS, from the exons atggtggcggcggctgccgccggcgagctgcgccaGGCCGACGCGGTCCCGAGGCCGGCCGGAACCATACGATCAGAGAAGCAAGGGAACGGGCTCGCAGCGCCGATTCCGGCCA CCCCTGGTGCGGAGTCCCGGCGGTGCCactgcgacgacgacggcgacggcggcggggtcgacGACAGCTCCGACCAGTCGCCGTACAAGCTGTTCGTGTTCGGCGACTCCTTCGCCGACGCCGGGAACGCCCTGAAAGGCCGCCTGGGCCTCAACACGCGGGGCTGGTACGAGCCCTGCGGCGTCTCCGACGCGCGCCACGGCGGCAAGCCGACCGGCCGCTGCTCCGACGGCATGGTCCAGTCCGATTTCGTCG CCAAGATTCTGGGGCACAAGGAGGCCCCTCCGGCGGAAAGGGTGAGGCGGCACGACGGCGTGGACCTGTCCCCCGGCATCAACttcgccgacgccggcgccggcgtgctcCTGGGGTGGAACCTGGACACGCAGATCGACGTGTTCAGGAGGCTGCTCCGGCACAAGATCGTCGACGACAAAGACCTCAGCCAGTCCGTCGCGCTCGTCGCCATCTCCGCCGGCGTCGACTACTCCGACGTCCCCAGCGATCCGGCCGACCTGGACCAG TACATCCTGAACGTGACGGACGGGATCGTCGACGGCGTGCGGCAGCTGCAGGATCTGGGCGTCAACGACCTGCTGGTGAACCTGCTGCCCCCCATCGGCTGCACGCCGTGGAACACCAGGGCGTACAACTACACCGAGTGCGTAAGGGATTCCATTACCGGCCTCCACAACAAGCATCTCAAGCACAAGCTAGGCGACGACGACTCGGTCCTCCTGCTCGACCTCGACACCGTCTTCAAGGGCATCGTCACTCCCAAAACCG AGAAGCTGTTCTACCACAGGCACACGCCGTGCTGCGAGAGCGCCGACGAGGAGGGATTCTGTGGGCAGGTTGACGGCGACGGCAACAAGCAGTACACACTGTGCGACGGGCCAGACGACTACTTCTACTGGGACAACACCAACCCGACGCAGGCCGGATGGAAGGCCGTCATGGAGCAGCTCGAAGGCTCCATCAAAGATTTTCTAGGCAGTTAG
- the LOC120695554 gene encoding GDSL esterase/lipase At3g09930-like has translation MSDDDHDNKPTGRCSDGLVQSDFLAKIILGQKEAPPPERLRRQDGVDLSSGVNFASSGSGVFPGWNLDKQVKKFKRLLRKRIIGKDLSQSVALVSIASGADYADAPSDLPAMDPLVSAHTDTAMASRPALHARARAEN, from the exons ATGTCGGACGACGACCACGACAACAAACCCACCGGCCGCTGCTCTGACGGCTTGGTTCAGTCTGATTTCCTCG CCAAGATTATCCTGGGGCAGAAGGAGGCCCCTCCGCCGGAGAGGCTTCGGCGGCAGGACGGCGTGGACCTGTCCTCCGGCGTCAACTTCgccagctccggctccggcgtgtTCCCGGGGTGGAACTTGGACAAGCaggtcaagaagttcaagaGGCTGCTCCGGAAGAGGATCATCGGCAAGGACCTCAGCCAGTCGGTCGCGCTCGTCTCCATCGCGTCCGGCGCCGACTACGCCGACGCCCCCAGCGACCTGCCCGCCATGGACCCCCTGGTGAGCGCGCACACTGACACGGCCATGGCCTCTCGACCAGCCTtgcacgcacgcgcgcgcgctgaGAACTGA